In Plasmodium gaboni strain SY75 chromosome 7, whole genome shotgun sequence, the following are encoded in one genomic region:
- a CDS encoding putative queuine tRNA-ribosyltransferase, with amino-acid sequence MSDENNGILINKRENEKINEEQCNTTNIKYEEQCNTKNSKCEEQYNTSNNNYYEEPLGYNFLTAEDHANYNNFIKFCKDNFAYIDMKDINRVINKLREGPNKDYFCNYISSSDESDMDDNKKSNINVDYINDNEKHTDSHKKKKIKDYRKNLKLINIKKNKRARINLIVIKKKYLNDNNNDNSDNNDNSDNNDNSDNSDNNYNNNHHSNSSERPEKNTIILSPIFMPVGTKCCIKGLTLEDVNDICDYIILSNTYHLSNIYDMSIFQYNKDINNLIKFPNAMLTDSGGFQMVSLSKRIKILEEGILFNNIYNSEVIKKNIKMCNVDDIIKRTCEEVGNDMCNSMVVHDNVTDEESGEVNKKVYGEVNKNISNEINKNYSDEINKNYSDEVNNNIYDEINKKISTKTHDITNEHHPCDATKYLESGEDILLSPEISIRLQNFIGSDIIMALDDVRSSLEENKNKIEEATHRTNRWLKRCIDIHKKKEEQSLFGIVQGGLHIDLRNISMDYILRQKLNGYAVGGLCGGEKKTKFIEIINHCSNENNKKYNYLPTNKCRYIMGIGYIVDIIFCSLFGYDMYDCVYPSRTARFNTAVSFDGTIKLKQSKYKYDFSRLEKNCNCYVCLKYTKASLHFLISKRNTITNVLLTLHNIYFTLYMCHLMKVAIFSNKLDQFITTFLYNHFVIGVKNGNYKIPCPDDNENKMSNHHNININDINKTDTKGKNYEQATQNLKIKQKNMIEELKRNLPQWAMQALEYADIKLMF; translated from the coding sequence atgagtGACGAAAATAATGgcatattaataaataagagagaaaatgaaaaaataaatgaagaacAATGTAATACtacaaatattaaatatgaaGAACAATGTAATACTAAAAATAGTAAGTGTGAAGAACAATATAATActtcaaataataattactATGAGGAACCTCTTggatataattttttaacaGCAGAAGATCATGCgaattataataattttataaaattctGTAAAGATAATTTTGCTTATATTGATATGAAAGATATTAATAGAgtaattaataaattaagaGAGGGTCCAAATAAAGattatttttgtaattatataagtAGCTCAGATGAGAGTGATATggatgataataaaaaaagtaatataaatgtagattatataaatgataatgaGAAACATACTGATAGTcataaaaagaaaaaaattaaagatTACCGCAAAAACTTGAAgcttataaatataaaaaaaaacaaaagaGCTCGTATCAACCTTATcgtaataaaaaaaaagtatcTTAATGATAACAATAATGACAATAGTGACAATAATGACAATAGTGACAATAATGACAATAGTGACAATAGTGacaataattataataataaccATCACAGTAATAGTAGTGAGCGCCCAGAGAAAAACACAATTATATTGTCTCCCATCTTTATGCCTGTAGGAACAAAATGCTGTATTAAAGGATTAACATTAGAAGATGTAAACGACATATGtgattatataattttaagTAATACGTATCATTtatctaatatatatgatatgtccatatttcaatataataaagatataaataatttaataaaatttcCAAACGCCATGCTTACAGATTCTGGTGGATTTCAGATGGTCTCCTTAAGTAAACgaataaaaattttagAGGAAGGgattttatttaataatatttataatagTGAGgttataaagaaaaatataaaaatgtgtaatgttgatgatataataaagagAACATGTGAAGAGGTTGGTAACGACATGTGTAATAGTATGGTAGTACATGATAATGTAACTGATGAGGAATCTGGTGAggtaaataaaaaagtatatggtgaggtaaataaaaatatatctaatgaaataaataaaaattattctgatgaaataaataaaaattattctGATGAGGTAAATAACAACatatatgatgaaataaataaaaaaatatctaCCAAAACTCATGACATTACAAATGAACATCATCCTTGTGATGCGACAAAATATTTAGAGTCAGGAGAAGATATATTACTATCCCCCGAGATATCAATAAGGCTTCAAAATTTTATAGGGAGTGACATAATCATGGCTTTAGATGATGTTCGTTCATCTTTAGAagaaaataagaataagATTGAAGAAGCTACTCATCGCACTAATAGATGGTTAAAGAGATGTATAgatattcataaaaaaaaagaagaacAAAGTTTATTTGGCATAGTTCAAGGTGGGTTACATATCGatttaagaaatatatCAATGGATTATATTTTACGTCAGAAGTTAAATGGATATGCTGTTGGAGGTTTATGTGGAGGAGAAAAGAAAACGAAATTTATTGAAATTATTAATCATTGTtcaaatgaaaataataagaaatataattatttgcCAACAAATAAATGTAGATATATAATGGGAATTGGATATATAGttgatataatattttgttctttatTTGGATATGATATGTATGATTGTGTATATCCATCTCGAACAGCAAGATTTAATACAGCTGTTAGTTTTGATGGAActataaaattaaaacaatccaaatataaatatgacTTTTCACGCttagaaaaaaattgtaaCTGTTATGTTTgtttaaaatatacaaaGGCATCATTACATTTTCTTATATCCAAAAGAAATACAATAAcaaatgttttattaacattacataatatttattttactCTTTATATGTGTCATTTGATGAAGGTAGctattttttcaaataaaCTCGATCAATTCATAACAACTTTTTTGTATAATCATTTTGTTATTGGAGTTAAGAATGGCAATTACAAAATTCCTTGTCCTGATGATAACGAAAACAAAATGAGTAatcatcataatataaacattaatgatattaataaaacTGATACAAAAGGAAAGAATTATGAACAAGCTACacaaaatttaaaaatcaaacaaaaaaatatgatagaagaattaaaaagaaatttaCCACAATGGGCCATGCAAGCTCTTGAATATGCTGACATAAAAttaatgttttaa
- a CDS encoding putative serine--tRNA ligase, whose protein sequence is MVLDINLFRKEKGGNPDKIKESERKRYHDESNVDKVIECDDKWRKCIFELEELKKNMNMINKEIGNKKKADKNADVEDLKKKSLNIKEEIPKYQLKEKELLKERNKYISKIGNLLNIKVVCSDNEDNNKIVKTWGECKILAPCEETDSSIHDNVINNNNIKRETLNNEIENKKKIKYYYHYDLLRKIGGANFKKGIQVAGHRGYYLTGAGFLLHNAILQYALNFLVNKKYVPVYPPFFMKKNIMEECAELDDFEETLYKISSTSNSALSSQQLSSSPTNVKNDTACSPQKKTNIPSNEDLTRDDLFLIATSEQPLCALHKDETIESKRLPLKYAGLSSCFRKEAGAHGKDIRGILRVHQFDKVEQFCISLPQNSNKVHEEMIKTCEEFYQSLNIPYRIVSIVSGALNNAASIKYDLEGFFPTSNQYRELVSCSNCTDYQSINLNIRYSDSSIKINDLNKNTNLNDEMDTEYEQFLKNFHTENKYHVHLLNGTMVAAQRFLCCLLENYQNGEGIVVPEKLRPYMNNMDFIPFTE, encoded by the coding sequence atggttttagatataaatttatttcGTAAAGAGAAAGGAGGAAATCCTGATAAGATAAAAGAGTCTGAAAGGAAACGTTATCATGATGAAAGTAATGTAGATAAAGTAATTGAATGTGATGATAAGTGGAGGAAGTGTATATTTGAATtagaagaattaaaaaaaaatatgaatatgataaataaagagataggaaataaaaagaagGCTGATAAGAATGCTGATGTTGAAGATTTGAAAAAGAAGAgtttaaatataaaggaAGAAATACCTAAATATCAAttgaaagaaaaagaattattaaaagaaagaaataaGTATATAAGTAAGATAGgtaatttattaaatattaaagtAGTATGTTCAGataatgaagataataataagataGTTAAAACATGGGGTGAATGTAAAATACTTGCACCATGTGAAGAAACTGATAGTAGTATACATGataatgtaataaataataataatattaaaagagaaacattaaataatgaaattgaaaataaaaaaaaaataaaatattattatcattatgatttattaagaaaaataGGTGGAGctaattttaaaaaaggTATACAAGTAGCAGGTCATCGTGGTTATTATTTAACAGGTGCAGGTTTCTTATTACATAATGCTATACTACAATATGCTTTAAATTTTTTagttaataaaaaatatgtacCAGTATATCCTccattttttatgaaaaaaaatattatggAAGAATGTGCTGAACTTGATGATTTTGAAGAAACActttataaaatatcatCTACATCAAATTCAGCATTATCATCTCAAcaattatcatcatcacCTACAAATGTGAAAAATGATACAGCATGTAGCCCTCagaaaaaaacaaatattcCATCAAATGAAGATTTAACAAGAgatgatttatttttaatagCTACCTCAGAACAACCATTATGTGCCTTACATAAAGATGAAACTATAGAATCAAAAAGGTTGCCACTAAAATATGCAGGATTATCTTCTTGCTTTAGAAAAGAAGCAGGGGCACATGGAAAGGATATTAGAGGAATCTTACGTGTTCATCAATTTGATAAGGTTGAACAGTTTTGTATTTCCTTACCACAAAATAGTAATAAAGTACATGAAGAAATGATTAAAACATGTGAAGAATTTTATCAATCTTTAAATATACCATATAGAATTGTTAGTATTGTATCAGGAGCTTTAAATAACGCAGCTTCTATTAAATATGATTTAGAAGGATTCTTTCCTACTAGTAATCAATATAGAGAATTAGTATCTTGTAGTAATTGCACAGATTATCAAAGTATTAATCTTAATATAAGATATTCAGATTCAAgtattaaaattaatgatttaaataaaaatacaaacCTAAATGATGAAATGGATACTGAATATGAACAGtttttaaagaattttcacacagaaaataaatatcatGTTCATCTATTAAATGGAACAATGGTAGCTGCACAAAGATTCTTATGTTGTCTACTAGAAAATTATCAAAACGGAGAAGGTATTGTAGTTCCAGAAAAATTACGCCCATACATGAACAACATGGATTTTATACCCTTTACGGAGTGA
- a CDS encoding hypothetical protein (conserved Plasmodium protein, unknown function): MPEKLLKEENKKGDKDREIILLGLLNLDSLYGENWFHEKEKIKKDIENKAVKLNQAFKYPSIFYEHFEFLSSDEYNYVKNNYIYSAILIYNPNINNKHNNEKKKNQGSKIKSCHNDVIDSNESQENTDTQDLNEQIKNEQIINEQIKNEQIKNEQIKNEQIKNEQIKNEQIKNEHVVHSKDEHVNLSRNNSKDCLNNDEKQRADVNHDKKKEGIGVLVVTCKKMEKIKMKHILIKMLKKEIKVESVVLKYKENIPHLPKSNNENKQKQTEIKYLDKQENISSPFILNNNFDVKRNNFFNMTAYIYGSSNILANTSLIQREYCDDEWAEKLRKTKKEKQENNQSNDSFSNNILIRSFTSLFKK; the protein is encoded by the exons atgccagaaaaattattaaaggaagaaaataaaaaaggagATAAAGATCGAGAAATAATTCTTTTGGGGTTATTAAATTTAGATTCTTTATATGGTGAAAATTGGTTTcatgaaaaagaaaaaataaaaaaagatatagaaaataaagCTGTGAAATTAAATCAAGCTTTTAAATATCCATCCATTTTTTATGAACACTTTGAATTCTTATCATCtgatgaatataattatgtaaaaaataattatatatacagtgcaatacttatatataaccctaatattaataataaacataataatgaaaaaaaaaaaaatcaaggatcaaaaattaaaagtTGTCATAATGACGTCATAGACTCAAATGAAAGTCAAGAGAATACAGACACACAAGATTTaaatgaacaaataaaaaatgaacaaataataaatgaacaaataaaaaatgaacaaataaaaaatgaacaaataaaaaatgaacaaataaaaaatgaacaaataaaaaatgaacaaataaaaaatgaacatGTGGTTCATTCAAAGGATGAACATGTAAATCTTTCAAGAAATAATTCTAAAGATTGTctaaataatgatgaaaaacAACGTGCCGATGTCAATCAcgataaaaaaaaagaaggTATAGGAGTACTTGTTGTAACTTGtaaaaaaatggaaaaaataaaaatgaaacatatacttataaaaatgttaaaaaaagaaataaaagTAGAATCGGTTGTtcttaaatataaagaaaatatacCTCATCTTCCAAAATctaataatgaaaataaacaaaaacaaaCAGAAATTAAATATCTTGATAAACAAGAAAATATCTCTTCtccttttattttaaacAACAATTTCGACGTcaaaagaaataattttttcaacATGACAgcttatatatatg GCTCCTCCAACATTCTGGCCAACACCAGTCTCATACAGAGAGAATACTGTGATGATGAGTGGGCAGAGAAATTAAGAAAAAccaaaaaagaaaaacaagAAAATAATCAAAGTAATGATAGTTTTTccaataatatattaattagGTCCTTCACCTCATTgttcaaaaaataa
- a CDS encoding calcium-dependent protein kinase 4 produces the protein MGQEISSVNNTKNEQQKSNKKSVKGGNDKNEMKESNVGISKKLVENSFNNSKLRPGMFIQNSNVVFNEQYKGIKILGKGSFGEVILSRDKHTGHEYAIKVISKKHVKRKTDKESLLREVELLKMLDHINIMKLYEFFEDNNYYYLVSDVYTGGELFDEIISRKRFYEIDAARIIKQVLSGITYMHKNNVVHRDLKPENILLETKNKEDIIIKIIDFGLSTHFEYSKKMKDKIGTAYYIAPDVLHGTYDEKCDIWSCGVILYILLSGCPPFNGSNEYDILKKVEAGKYTFDLPQFKKISDKAKDLIKKMLMYTSAVRISARDALEHEWIKMMTSKDNLNIDIPSLELSVTNIRQFQSTQKLAQAALLYMGSKLTTIDETKELTKIFKKMDKNGDGQLDRNELIIGYKELLKLKGEDTSDLNNAAIEYEVDQILNSIDLDQNGYIEYSEFLTVAIDRKLLLSTERLEKAFKLFDKDASGKISANELAQLFGLSDVSSECWKTVLKEVDQNNDGEIDFKEFRDMLIKLCNY, from the exons ATGGGTCAAGAGATATCTAGTGTCAACAACACAAAAAATGAACAGCAGAAATCgaataaaaaaagtgtGAAAGGAGGgaatgataaaaatgaaatgaaaGAAAGTAATGTAGGTATATCAAAGAAACTTGTAGAAAATAGTTTTAATAATAGTAAATTAAGACCTGGTATGTTCATACAAAATAGTAATGTTGTATTTAATGAGCAATATAAAGGAATAAAAATTCTTGGAAAAGGTTCATTTGGAGAGGTCATACTAAGTAGAGATAAACATACTGGTCATGAATATGCAATAAAAGTTATAAGTAAAAAACATgttaaaagaaaaacagATAAAGAAAGTTTATTAAGAGAAGttgaattattaaaaatgttagatcatattaatataatgaaattatatgaattttttgaagataataattattattatttagTATCTGATGTATATACTGGAGGAGAATTATTTGATGAAATTATTAGTAGGAAACGATTTTATGAAATTGATGCAGCCAGAATTATTAAACAAGTTCTAAGTGGAATCACATATATgcataaaaataatgttgTACATAGAGATTTAAAACCAGAAAATATCTTATTAGAAactaaaaataaagaagatattattattaaaattatcGACTTTGGATTATCTACACATTTTGAATATAgtaaaaaaatgaaagaCAAAATAGGAACTGCTTATTATATTGCTCCTGATGTATTACATGGAAcatatgatgaaaaatGTGACATCTGGTCATGTGGAGTAATCCTATACATACTTCTCTCAG GGTGCCCCCCTTTCAACGGGTCCAATGAATAcgatattttaaaaaaagtCGAAGCGGGCAAATATACATTCGATTTACCACAgttcaaaaaaattagcGATAAGGCAAAagatttaataaaaaaaatgctCATGTATACTAGTGCAGTTCGCATATCAGCAAGAGACGCTTTAGAACATGAGTGGATTAAAATGATGACAAGCAaagataatttaaatatagaTATCCCTTCCTTAGAATTGAGTGTAACAAATATAAGACAATTTCAAAGTACACAAAAATTAGCTCAAGCAGCTTTACTATATATGGGTTCAAAATTAACAACTATTGATGAAACAAAAGAATTaacaaaaatttttaaaaaaatggatAAAAATGGAGATGGACAACTAGATAGAAATGAACTCATAATTGGATACAAAGAATTATTGAAACTTAAAGGAGAAGATACTAGTGATTTAAATAATGCTGCTATTGAATATGAAGTAGATCAAATTTTGAATTCTATCGATTTAGATCAAAATGGATATATAGAATATTCTGAATTTTTAACAGTTGCTATAGATAGAAAACTCTTATTATCAACAGAAAGATTAGAAAAAGCTTTCaaattatttgataaaGATGCTTCAGGAAAAATATCTGCAAATGAATTAGCTCAATTATTTGGACTCAGTGATGTCAGCTCAGAATGTTGGAAAACCGTACTTAAAGAAGTAGACCAAAATAATGATGGAGAAATTGACTTTAAAGAATTTAGAGATATGCTCATAAAACTAtgtaattattaa
- a CDS encoding hypothetical protein (conserved Plasmodium protein, unknown function) has product MHGSELKTCTGVCNNNNNNKNYEQFRKFKSNNDTIMKREMINGDGKESTILTDKSTYSNDNYKNNMSNTKNCNKISLLKNNEEMFKYKNDKEKCNDENNDIGDESHDDLYNDMYNDVYKNIHNDEYNNINNDIYNIYNDKRCDVDKVQTDKNDKNKKLKNVLSGISYQMKNAMNVFGEVKEHIKYTASEAKKNINYPFCKAPCNIENLRNTIFINEEEIVINKNIYKNIFNKKNIEKEQQEQNKKENEELFSCKKSDIIIKGNYNFDIDIEIVYANEQNKIVVHAYDKETKKKIPCTYKWTRVYYNKECELIEKNVYPHKNVILYDENENEYELTCEDIGTKIYVECSCINNEQINVENLSKFYINASTNSEGYCYEDGIIIDKKKMEHKNKYNNDYHQNNRNDYYDDHIGNDKYNNDSSGLSSLKHSIKKNNKCNEQEHSKNHLLEKKSMYSLQTCYNKNGKQKDNINNNNNNNNIYMYKEDTPIKDFSSDAYASNESYVLNKNASSILNKNSSSTTVSNNEKNTYNNKKYHGVAIGEIGPLNINEKTKKMLERIIENDTIRYPIYIIKKVYNDEETCNDFLNNDYMNKNKKDDRLKIYSDCNSLDSFTVNSNMESENDMDIYMLYIHKNEIKIIDHNNMSHMNNVNNNITSDIKSMNTIKKNMWTHKFHYIYPYVHFMGTKHKQNNQNDTFQLYINENEYYICKCLYKRHRDLIAIILRYMHANLYIINDYIFNNINQNFEKTRAKNIFENIDVNYILQNINKELLINRKITQKCYLKINKLQSEKNMLEEELKSTIQAFQSQLDNVKKFKDENDLIQTNEKLMKEIKILQEKYRNVDLFFKNKYKALISDIERYKKLLDENKSKVNEEELEKLQSKLKTLEKEKDNLLNENSQMFHIYNEEKKNKTELENKLKGLSIKLETLNNSLQEEKIQRNINFESLKEMEELKKHNKDLQQKNVKISDEMNLLITEKNRLTKLVDSLTKDIEKSKMNKNLKSTDKKTDIDQDKEKLLKEISSLKDENELLKKRIKKFAKISTITT; this is encoded by the exons atgcATGGAAGCGAACTGAAAACGTGTACTGGCgtttgtaataataataataataataaaaattatgaacaGTTCAGAAAATTTAAATCAAATAATGATACAATTATGAAAAGAGAAATGATTAATGGGGATGGAAAGGAATCAACAATTTTAACAGACAAAAGTACATATTCTAATGACaattataagaataatatgaGCAATACAAAAAATTGTAACAAGATAAGTTTATTAAAgaataatgaagaaatgtttaaatataaaaatgataagGAGAAGTgtaatgatgaaaataatgatatagGTGATGAAAGTCATgatgatttatataatgatatgtataatgatgtgtataaaaatatacataatgatgagtataataatataaataatgatatatataatatatataatgacAAACGTTGTGATGTGGATAAAGTTCAGACagataaaaatgataagaataaaaagttaaaaaatgttttaagCGGAATAAGTTATCAAATGAAAAATGCTATGAATGTATTCGGAGAAGTAAAAGAACATATAAAGTATACAGCTAGCGaagcaaaaaaaaatataaattatcCTTTTTGTAAGGCACCATGtaatatagaaaatttAAGAAACACgatatttataaatgaagaagagatagtaataaataaaaatatatataaaaatattttcaataagaaaaatattgaaaaagAACAACAAGAGCAAAATAAGAAAGAGAATGAAGAACTTTTTTCATGTAAGAAAAgtgatataataataaaaggtaattataattttgataTTGATATAGAAATAGTATATGcaaatgaacaaaataagATAGTAGTACATGCATATGATAAAgaaaccaaaaaaaaaataccatgtacatataaatgGACACGTGTGTATTATAATAAGGAATGTGAAttaattgaaaaaaatgtatatcctcataaaaatgtaattttatatgatgaaaatgaaaatgaatatGAATTAACATGTGAAGATATCGgaacaaaaatatatgttgAATGTTcatgtataaataatgaacaaataaatgTCGAAAATTTATCTAagttttatataaatgcTTCAACAAATTCGGAGGGTTATTGTTATGAGGATGgtattattattgataaaaaaaaaatggaacataaaaataaatacaacAATGATTATCATCAGAATAATAGAAATgattattatgatgatCATATTGgtaatgataaatataataacgATTCTAGTGGTTTATCATCACTAAAACATtctataaaaaagaataataaatgcAATGAACAGGAGCATTCAAAAAATCATCTTCttgaaaaaaaatcaatGTATTCATTACAGACttgttataataaaaatggaaaGCAAAAAGAcaacataaataataacaataataataataacatatatatgtataaagAGGATACACCTATAAAAGACTTCTCATCAGATGCATATGCTTCAAATGAATcatatgtattaaataaaaacgcatcatctatattaaataaaaattcatCATCTACTACCGTTTCAAATAATGAGAAAAAtacttataataataaaaaatatcacGGTGTAGCTATAGGTGAAATTGGAcctttaaatataaatgagAAAACTAAAAAAATGTTAGAACGAATTATAGAAAATGATACGATTAGATATcccatatatataataaaaaaggtGTATAACGATGAAGAGACTTGTAATGATTTTCTGAATAATGACTAcatgaataaaaataaaaaagatgatagattaaaaatatatagtGATTGTAATAGTTTAGATAGTTTTACTGTTAATTCAAATATGGAGAGTGAAAATGatatggatatatatatgttatatatacataaaaatgaaataaaaataattgatcataataatatgagTCACATGAACaatgttaataataatattacgAGTGATATAAAATCTATGAAtactataaaaaaaaatatgtgGACACATAAATTTCATTACATATATCCATATGTTCATTTTATGGGGACAAAAcataaacaaaataatcaaaatgatacatttcaattatatataaatgaaaatgaatattatatatgtaaatgtttatataaaagacATAGAGATTTAATAGCTATCATATTAAGATATATGCATGCAAActtgtatataataaatgattatatttttaataatataaatcaaaattttgaaaaaacAAGAgctaaaaatatatttgagAATATTGATgttaattatatattgcaaaatataaataaagaattattaataaatcGTAAAATAACTCAAAAAtgttatttaaaaataaataaattgcaaagtgaaaaaaatatgttgGAAGAAGAGTTGAAGAGTACAATACAGGCCTTTCAATCTCAGCTAg ATAATGTGAAAAAATTCAAGGATGAAAACGACCTTATACAAACTAATGAGAAGCTAATGAAGgagataaaaatattgcAAGAGAAGTATAGAAACGTCgatttgttttttaaaaataag TATAAGGCATTAATAAGTGACATAGAACGGTACAAAAAGTTATTGGACGAAAATAAATCCAAG GTTAATGAGGAAGAGTTGGAAAAGTTACAGTCAAAATTGAAGACCCTAGAGAAAGAAAAG gataatttattaaatgaaaacTCCCAAATGTTCCATATATACAAtgaagagaaaaaaaataaaactGAGCTTGAAAATAAGTTGAAAGGCTTAAGCATAAAATTAGAAACTTTAAACAATTCTTTACAG gaagaaaaaattcaaagaaatataaatttcGAATCCTTAAAAGAGATggaagaattaaaaaaacaCAATAAGGATttacaacaaaaaaatgtaaaaatttCTGATGAAAtgaatttattaattaCTGAAAAAAACAGACTAACCAAATTGGTAGATTCCCTGACAAAAG atatagaaaagtctaaaatgaataaaaatttgAAGAGTACAGACAAGAAAACGGATAT AGATCAAGATAAAGAAAAGTTACTTAAAGAAATTTCGTCATTAAAAGATGAAAAcgaattattaaaaaaaagaataaaaaagtTTGCAAAAATAAGTACCATCACAACTTAA
- a CDS encoding putative transcription initiation factor IIE, alpha subunit produces MENSKDIFYDKEKKFFQYLMIYISRFFMSDEEIVIFDLFINNECLYLEKDIVNNINMNEQKIRSILSKLLKDKFIIEIQKYKNNEKGSNFQTFYCLNNYIVYVLDFRIKQMENELQKKKNESDIYICNFCNATYSQLDAQILPLDPYDAHFLCYCNNKIELIENDDHNDEKIYNKYTKYLNILKEHIEKLKNYFIPLYTEKFSRKNVNSNSFFFERSSDESLTNNSSEVSMTNNSSLISQSQLNKVVDGGKRKKDDAFTDTCSSSILKKDKKIKICMNVKDKKSVSKHVEHEDPTKHVRKNNNIKMENIISKEKEKKNKQNEKMVQQNITKGNENTKHSEEEQMLESELPFFYVKKYNKRFSLLDAQKLQQDMTQEEFENFMDLQETYLDQL; encoded by the exons atggagAACAGTAAAGacattttttatgataaggaaaaaaaattttttcaatatctgatgatatatattagtaGATTTTTTATGAGTGATGAAGAAATAGTTATCtttgatttatttattaataacGAATGTCTATATTTAGAAAAGGATAttgttaataatattaatatgaatgaaCAAAAGATAAGAAGTATCCTATCTAAGttattaaaagataaattcattatagaaatacaaaaatataaaaataatgaaaaaggAAGCAACTTTCAAACATTTTATtgtttaaataattatatagtCTATGTACTAGATTTTAGGATTAAACAAATGGAAAATGAAttgcaaaaaaaaaaaaatgaaagtgatatttatatttgtaatttttGCAATGCCACATATTCTCAGCTAGATGCTCAGATACTTCCCTTAGATCCTTACGACGCTCATTTTTTGTGTTActgtaataataaaatagaGTTAATC GAAAATGACGATCACAATGATGAAAAGATCTACAACAAATACACCAAATATCTTaacattttaaaagaacatatagaaaaactaaaaaattatttcattCCTTTATATACTGAAAAATTCAGTAGAAAAAATGTAAACTCCaattctttcttttttgaACGTTCCTCCGATGAATCACTTACAAATAATTCTTCTGAGGTGTCCATGACAAATAACTCATCACTAATTTCGCAAA gTCAACTTAATAAAGTTGTGGATGGAGggaaaagaaaaaaagacGATGCCTTTACAGACACGTGTAGTAGTAGCATTTTGAAAAAAGACaagaagataaaaatatgtatgaaTGTAAAAGATAAGAAGAGTGTAAGTAAACATGTGGAACATGAGGATCCGACAAAACATGTAAgaaagaataataatataaagatggagaatattataagtaaagagaaagaaaagaaaaataaacaaaatgaaaaaatgGTTCAACAGAATATAACTAAAGGTAATGAAAACACAAAACATTCAGAAGAAGAACAAATGCTTGAGTCTGAGTTGccatttttttatgtcAAGAAATATAACAAGAGATTCTCACTTTTAG ATGCTCAAAAACTACAACAAGACATGACACAAGAAGAATTTGAGAATTTCATGGATTTACAGGAAACTTATCTAGATCAActttaa